From Coffea arabica cultivar ET-39 chromosome 9c, Coffea Arabica ET-39 HiFi, whole genome shotgun sequence, one genomic window encodes:
- the LOC113708969 gene encoding WD-40 repeat-containing protein MSI2 → MGDEGDGGAAGGDEMVEEEFSVWKKNTPFLYDLVISHALEWPSLTVQWLPLPPPLHDGPLAVHKLVLGTHTSDDFPNFLMLANVHLPRDPASALHPDPDDVIPKVEIVQKIHVDGEVNRARCMPQNPSVIAAKTSSCEVYVFNCENQLINQRESCDPDLRLRGHDKEGYGLSWSPFKQGHLLSGSNDCRICLWDISALPSDKVLEASFMYQDHESVVEDVSWHLKNENLFGSVGDDCRLIIWDSRTNRPQHSFQVHDKEVNYLSFNPFNEWVVATASSDATVGLFDIRKLSSPLHILGSHTEEVFQVEWDPNHETVLASSADDRRLMVWDLNKVGDEQLEGEAEDGPPELLFSHGGHKAKISDFSWNKNEPWVISSVAEDNTLQVWQMADSIYGDDDVAVTADFP, encoded by the exons ATGGGAGATGAAggggacggcggagccgccggTGGGGATGAGATGGTGGAGGAAGAGTTTTCAGTGTGGAAGAAGAACACCCCTTTTCTCTATGATCTGGTCATTTCTCATGCTCTGGAGTGGCCATCTCTCACCGTCCAATGGCTTCCTCTGCCACCGCCCCTCCACGATGGCCCTCTTGCCGTCCACAAGCTGGTTCTTGGGACCCACACGTCCGACGACTTCCCCAATTTCCTCATGCTGGCCAACGTTCACCTCCCTAGAGACCCCGCTTCCGCTCTCCATCCCGACCCCGATGATGTAATCCCCAAG GTGGAGATAGTGCAGAAGATACATGTTGATGGGGAAGTAAATAGGGCACGTTGTATGCCACAAAATCCATCTGTTATCGCTGCTAAGACCAGCAGCTGCGAGGTGTACGTGTTTAACTGTGAAAATCAACTTATAAATCAGAGAGAGTCCTGTGACCCTGACCTGAGGTTGAGGGGACATGATAAAGAAGGGTATGGATTGTCATGGAGCCCATTCAAACAGGGGCACCTCTTGAGTGGATCAAATGATTGCAGGATTTGTTTGTGGGATATTTCTGCATTGCCCAGTGACAAGGTGCTTGAGGCTTCTTTCATGTATCAG GATCATGAAAGCGTGGTTGAGGATGTTTCATGGCACTTGAAGAATGAAAACTTGTTTGGGTCAGTTGGAGATGATTGTCGACTGATAATTTGGGACTCGAGGACAAACAGACCCCAGCATTCCTTTCAAGTGCATGATAAAGAG GTGAACTATCTATCCTTCAACCCGTTCAATGAGTGGGTTGTGGCAACAGCGTCATCCGATGCCACTGTTGGTCTTTTTGACATAAGAAAGCTGAGTTCCCCATTGCACATTCTGGGTAGTCACAC AGAGGAGGTATTCCAAGTAGAGTGGGATCCTAACCATGAAACCGTGTTAGCATCATCAGCTGATGATAGAAGATTGATGGTGTGGGATCTTAACAA GGTTGGGGATGAGCAGTTGGAAGGAGAAGCTGAAGATGGTCCTCCTGAGCTTCTCTTCTCTCACGGAGGTCACAAAGCAAAGATATCTGACTTCTCCTGGAACAAGAATGAGCCATGGGTCATTTCAAGCGTAGCAGAAGACAACACCCTTCAGGTTTGGCAAATGGCAGACAGCATTTATGGTGACGATGATGTTGCGGTGACAGCAGATTTTCCATAG